A region of Halalkaliarchaeum desulfuricum DNA encodes the following proteins:
- a CDS encoding CBS domain-containing protein: MNVEDAMTPRSELVVVELPGTRDDALTYIQEHGFSSVPVVKRDDGNEVYRGIVSRDDLISKPEEDQLALLMREVPTVTPADTLVEAANLMLEKGGRRLPVVEVDGRGLEGIVTVTDVIRAIARGHENGDTPCGNLATREVNAAYVGTPLPTIERELGLARVPYAVCLDEHGKMAGIVTEVDILEVARVVEGEESTGNSFADQDADYAWEGIKGTGNRYLPTRNVEIPTAPVSEFMSDDLVTVSKRRSAQEAAQEMITNEIEQIPLVSGGELVGIVRDVDLLEAL; encoded by the coding sequence ATGAACGTCGAAGACGCAATGACGCCGCGCTCGGAGCTCGTCGTCGTCGAACTTCCGGGGACCCGCGACGACGCACTCACGTACATCCAGGAGCACGGCTTCTCGTCGGTGCCCGTGGTAAAGCGGGATGACGGCAACGAGGTGTATCGAGGGATCGTCTCGCGGGACGACCTCATCTCCAAACCCGAGGAGGATCAGCTCGCGCTGTTGATGCGGGAAGTGCCGACAGTGACCCCGGCGGACACGCTGGTCGAGGCCGCGAATCTGATGCTGGAGAAAGGGGGTCGGCGGCTCCCCGTCGTCGAGGTCGACGGCCGCGGGCTGGAGGGGATCGTCACCGTCACGGACGTGATCCGGGCGATCGCCCGCGGCCACGAGAACGGCGACACCCCATGTGGCAACCTCGCGACCCGGGAGGTCAACGCCGCCTACGTCGGGACGCCGCTGCCGACCATCGAGCGCGAGCTCGGCCTCGCGCGTGTCCCGTATGCGGTCTGTCTCGACGAACACGGGAAGATGGCCGGGATCGTCACCGAGGTCGACATCCTCGAAGTCGCCCGCGTGGTCGAGGGTGAGGAGAGCACCGGGAACAGCTTCGCCGACCAGGACGCAGACTACGCCTGGGAGGGGATCAAGGGAACCGGAAACAGATACCTCCCGACTCGAAACGTCGAGATCCCGACCGCGCCGGTTTCGGAGTTCATGAGTGACGACCTCGTGACGGTGAGCAAGCGCCGGTCCGCACAGGAGGCGGCCCAGGAGATGATCACGAACGAGATCGAACAGATCCCGCTCGTCAGCGGCGGCGAACTCGTCGGCATCGTCCGGGACGTCGACCTGCTGGAGGCCCTATGA
- a CDS encoding DUF7556 family protein: MTRDPTPRDDSQVMASVDESASRPSLVIADISTEEAWLSVRQSDAAVLEEWC, from the coding sequence ATGACACGGGACCCCACGCCACGGGACGATTCACAGGTGATGGCCTCCGTCGACGAGAGCGCATCGCGCCCGTCGCTCGTCATTGCGGACATCTCCACGGAGGAGGCGTGGCTTTCGGTCCGACAGTCGGACGCGGCGGTTCTCGAGGAGTGGTGTTGA
- a CDS encoding sulfatase, with the protein MSDADAVDNVLFVVLDTVRADHLTPYGYDRETTPTLERFAAESTVFEEAVAPAPWTLPVHASLFTGLYPHQHGADQETPYLEGEVTLAETLSAAGYDTACYSSNAWITPYTRLTDGFDDRDNFFQAMPGDFLSGPLARAWKRLNDDDRLRSVANRLVAFGNSIHEYLASGGGSDSKTPRAIDCAREFIERSEADSSPADPGWFVFCNLMDAHLPYHPPEKYAGRFAPGVDSTSVCQNSKEYNAGAREIDDEEWEAIRGLYDAEIAHMDAELGRLFGWLRETGRWEDTAVVVCADHGELHGEHDLYGHEFSLYDPLVNVPLLVKHPKLGTGRRDDLVELLDLYHTVLDVLDVDPEAVGIPGDDGGVPLDPTRSLLSEKYRAFEGIDAPDPGQSAVLDRRKDGDDADYAFIEYAQPVVELTQLENKANAAGIALERNSRFYARMRAARSTDAKYVRADRIPDEAYRIDRDPGETRNLAGPDFDSGCDSADGSSDASTAELIAGVEAALASFEEAAGGRWTVEDADDLTSLGESGVEEMDETAQQRLRDLGYLE; encoded by the coding sequence ATGAGCGACGCGGACGCCGTCGACAACGTGCTCTTCGTCGTGCTCGATACGGTACGGGCGGATCACCTGACGCCGTACGGGTACGACCGGGAAACGACGCCGACCCTGGAGCGGTTCGCCGCGGAGTCGACCGTGTTCGAGGAGGCGGTCGCGCCCGCGCCGTGGACGCTTCCGGTCCACGCGTCGCTGTTTACCGGGCTGTATCCCCACCAGCACGGCGCCGACCAGGAGACGCCGTACCTCGAGGGGGAAGTCACGCTCGCGGAGACGCTTTCGGCGGCGGGATACGATACGGCCTGTTACTCCTCGAACGCGTGGATCACTCCGTACACCCGACTCACTGACGGGTTCGACGACCGTGACAACTTCTTCCAGGCGATGCCGGGGGACTTCCTGTCGGGGCCGCTTGCCCGTGCCTGGAAGCGACTCAACGACGACGACCGGCTGCGCTCGGTCGCCAACCGACTCGTCGCGTTCGGGAACTCCATTCACGAGTACCTGGCGTCGGGCGGGGGATCCGACTCCAAGACGCCGCGGGCGATCGACTGCGCCCGGGAGTTCATCGAGCGGTCGGAGGCAGATTCCTCCCCCGCAGACCCCGGCTGGTTCGTCTTCTGCAACCTGATGGACGCACACCTGCCGTACCACCCGCCCGAGAAGTACGCCGGTCGGTTCGCACCCGGTGTCGACTCGACATCTGTCTGCCAGAATTCCAAGGAGTACAACGCCGGCGCCCGGGAGATCGACGACGAGGAGTGGGAGGCGATCCGGGGGCTGTACGACGCCGAGATCGCCCACATGGACGCCGAACTCGGCCGACTGTTCGGTTGGCTCCGCGAAACCGGTCGATGGGAGGACACCGCGGTGGTCGTCTGTGCGGATCACGGCGAACTCCACGGCGAACACGACCTCTACGGCCACGAGTTCTCGCTGTACGACCCGCTCGTCAACGTGCCGCTCCTCGTGAAACACCCCAAGCTGGGGACGGGTCGACGCGATGACCTCGTCGAGCTGCTGGATCTGTATCACACGGTGCTCGATGTCCTCGATGTCGACCCGGAGGCGGTCGGCATTCCCGGCGATGACGGTGGTGTCCCGCTGGATCCGACGCGGTCGCTGCTGTCGGAGAAGTACCGGGCGTTCGAGGGGATCGACGCGCCCGATCCCGGCCAGTCGGCAGTGCTCGATCGACGGAAAGACGGTGACGACGCCGATTACGCGTTTATCGAGTACGCCCAGCCGGTCGTCGAACTCACGCAACTCGAGAACAAGGCGAACGCGGCGGGAATCGCCCTGGAGCGGAACTCCCGGTTTTACGCCCGAATGCGTGCGGCGCGGTCGACCGACGCCAAGTACGTCCGGGCCGACCGGATCCCCGACGAGGCGTATCGAATCGACCGCGATCCGGGGGAAACGCGGAACCTGGCGGGCCCCGACTTCGATTCAGGCTGTGACTCGGCGGACGGCTCGTCGGACGCCTCGACTGCCGAGTTGATCGCCGGCGTCGAGGCGGCACTGGCGTCGTTCGAGGAAGCGGCGGGTGGTCGATGGACTGTCGAGGACGCCGACGATTTGACAAGTCTCGGGGAATCAGGTGTCGAGGAGATGGACGAGACGGCCCAACAGCGGCTACGGGACCTGGGATATCTGGAGTGA
- a CDS encoding ketopantoate reductase family protein, giving the protein MEILVFGAGSLGSLVGGLLAQVHDVTLVGRDPHVTAVREEGLSITGAVDVHTDPDATTTGTELRADLAVVTVKAYDTGVAAEALATGTYGAVCSLQNGLTEEILVARLSAGERGGDDEDDSGDVESHTPKILSGTATYGARLREPGHVECTGVGTIAIGAYGGGSDPWADRAGEAFDAAGIETQVATDMPRRRWEKLAINAGINAPTALARVKNGELVDGPASDLSREAARETARVAHAEGVSLSESAAAAAVEGVADATAANHSSMRQDIKRGNRTEIDAINGVVCDRASTHGIDVPVNRTLTGLVRAWETERDLR; this is encoded by the coding sequence ATGGAGATCCTCGTGTTCGGCGCGGGCAGCCTCGGAAGCCTCGTGGGAGGCCTGCTCGCGCAGGTACACGACGTCACGCTGGTCGGGCGGGACCCCCACGTCACCGCGGTCCGCGAGGAGGGGTTGTCGATCACCGGCGCCGTCGACGTCCACACCGATCCGGACGCGACGACCACGGGGACCGAACTGCGTGCCGACCTCGCCGTCGTCACCGTGAAGGCGTACGACACCGGGGTCGCGGCCGAGGCGCTCGCCACCGGGACGTACGGCGCGGTTTGCTCGCTCCAGAACGGGCTGACCGAGGAGATTCTTGTGGCGCGACTCTCGGCGGGGGAACGCGGCGGCGACGACGAGGACGACTCGGGCGACGTGGAGAGTCACACCCCGAAGATCCTCTCGGGGACCGCGACCTACGGCGCGCGCCTTCGAGAGCCCGGACACGTAGAGTGCACCGGTGTGGGCACGATCGCGATCGGCGCCTACGGTGGCGGTTCGGACCCGTGGGCCGATCGGGCCGGCGAGGCGTTCGACGCCGCAGGCATCGAGACCCAGGTCGCGACCGACATGCCGCGTCGCCGGTGGGAGAAACTCGCGATCAACGCCGGGATCAACGCCCCCACCGCCCTGGCGCGCGTGAAAAACGGGGAACTCGTGGACGGTCCCGCGAGCGATCTCTCCCGCGAGGCAGCCAGGGAGACCGCCCGTGTCGCCCACGCCGAGGGTGTGTCGCTCTCCGAAAGTGCCGCCGCCGCCGCAGTCGAAGGGGTCGCCGACGCCACCGCCGCGAACCACTCGTCGATGCGGCAGGACATAAAGCGGGGCAACCGCACCGAAATCGACGCGATAAACGGCGTCGTCTGCGACCGGGCGTCGACACACGGGATCGACGTCCCGGTCAACCGAACCCTGACCGGCCTCGTTCGGGCGTGGGAGACCGAACGCGACCTGCGGTGA